In Lactobacillus sp. PV012, one genomic interval encodes:
- a CDS encoding DNA polymerase III subunit alpha produces MVVSLQNISSYSLLESPMTVQSLLQGAKQKGYSSIALTDLNVTYGLVNFYKLAKQEGIKPLLGMQITLTGLISSGENYNLILIAKSNKGYQNLLSLSSKIQLNKTLAAEEVIKEFKELFVIVPANADSELVQLADRSDNQGESYLRKLTSLLDSSNELYLGIHADKEESNYINYLKTMSKQFKLPLVAVEDVQYQNPQDKFLQVALQNIKVGEVIKSNLKSLLNERGEKYLKDEQKLEIGYRNFDLQEALKNAEKIAQQANAEIEFQEPQLPTYPQDKFSTSQEYLVNLVQEGLAKKFNNHIPRNYQQRLEYELKIIHEMGFNDYFLIVWDAINYAHSKNILTGPGRGSAAGSLVSYALNITSVDPIKYNLLFERFLNPARKQMPDIDLDIPDKQRSTIIKYMAEKYGREHTAQILTFVTFSAKQVLGEVAKVFGFNESEIAKWTKAVPSGQGKMTLEKAYQQSKRLQFLVNASPMNNLLFATAKHLEGLPLRTSIHAAGLVLSDKRLDEVVGLQPGILDIPITQQTKENVEKLGLLKIDFLGLKTLTILENILALVQQEGTKIELERIPLNDVKTFRTFQKGETDSIFQFESAGIKRVLRKLKPTSFEELVAINALYRPGPMQNIDSFIRRKNRHEKVTYPDQSLENILRPTYGIWVYQEQVMKTAQAFAGYSLGEADLLRRAISKKDKEIIAHEKDKFIQRALKNGHPENLAEKIYENIAQFAGYGFNRSHAVAYSKLAYWLAYLKTNYPKEFYTVLLNDNFAHTEKVKKYLQVLRDKGVRILPPSINKSAATFTVEKDGIRVGLKEIKNLNQDFIKEIENLTSIYSLEDFLQRIDKKYLRQDQVELLVKAGAFDEFKIDRLQVLSRLSSIISTVKFKEENSYADAKYNAVVKQNKDRSSQYKRAELEEEVMGFSVTASMLMTLQQFTKKKYNTKKLGEFTSRQQGIAIGELVSLKKVRTKNDEEMAFTTFKDTSGEFEIIIFPRSYSELKDKLDEGKIYLLRVSTQNDRYDPNKIQFLLQDARKIKVHEKINVKE; encoded by the coding sequence ATGGTAGTGAGTTTGCAAAATATTAGTAGCTATTCTTTACTAGAAAGTCCAATGACAGTGCAATCTCTTTTGCAAGGTGCTAAACAAAAAGGATACTCTAGTATTGCCTTAACCGATTTAAATGTTACATATGGATTAGTTAATTTTTATAAATTAGCAAAACAAGAAGGTATTAAACCTTTATTAGGGATGCAAATTACTCTAACAGGTTTGATCAGTAGTGGTGAGAATTATAATCTAATTTTGATTGCTAAAAGTAATAAGGGTTATCAAAATCTTTTGTCTTTATCTAGTAAAATTCAATTAAATAAAACCTTGGCTGCAGAAGAAGTGATTAAGGAATTTAAAGAATTATTTGTAATTGTACCTGCTAATGCAGATAGTGAATTAGTGCAGCTAGCAGATAGAAGTGATAATCAAGGAGAAAGCTATTTAAGAAAATTAACAAGCTTGCTTGATTCAAGTAATGAATTATATTTAGGAATTCATGCCGACAAAGAAGAAAGTAATTATATTAATTATCTAAAGACAATGAGCAAGCAGTTTAAGTTACCTTTGGTTGCTGTAGAAGATGTGCAATACCAAAATCCCCAAGATAAGTTTTTGCAAGTTGCATTACAAAATATCAAGGTTGGAGAGGTAATAAAAAGTAATCTTAAATCGCTTTTGAATGAGAGAGGGGAAAAATATTTAAAGGACGAGCAAAAACTTGAAATTGGATATCGAAATTTTGATTTACAGGAAGCATTAAAAAATGCTGAAAAGATAGCACAGCAAGCAAATGCTGAAATTGAATTTCAAGAACCGCAGCTTCCAACATATCCTCAGGATAAATTTTCTACTTCTCAAGAATATTTAGTTAACTTAGTTCAAGAAGGACTAGCAAAGAAGTTTAATAACCACATTCCTAGAAATTATCAGCAAAGACTAGAATATGAATTAAAAATTATCCATGAGATGGGATTTAATGACTACTTTTTAATTGTGTGGGATGCCATCAACTATGCTCACAGCAAAAACATTTTGACAGGACCCGGCCGCGGGTCTGCAGCTGGCTCCTTAGTTTCATATGCTTTAAATATTACTAGTGTTGACCCAATAAAGTACAATTTACTTTTTGAGAGATTTTTAAATCCAGCGAGAAAGCAGATGCCGGATATTGACCTAGATATTCCTGATAAGCAAAGAAGTACTATTATTAAATACATGGCTGAAAAATATGGGCGTGAGCATACAGCCCAAATTTTAACTTTTGTGACTTTTTCAGCTAAACAAGTTTTAGGAGAAGTAGCGAAAGTCTTTGGCTTTAATGAAAGTGAAATAGCTAAGTGGACTAAAGCCGTTCCTTCAGGTCAAGGAAAGATGACGTTAGAGAAAGCCTACCAGCAATCAAAAAGATTACAATTTTTGGTAAATGCTAGTCCCATGAACAATTTACTCTTTGCGACTGCTAAGCATTTGGAAGGACTACCTCTTAGGACTTCAATTCATGCAGCAGGGCTTGTCCTTTCAGATAAAAGACTAGATGAAGTAGTTGGATTACAACCAGGAATTTTAGACATTCCGATTACGCAACAAACAAAAGAGAATGTGGAAAAACTTGGATTATTAAAAATTGATTTTTTGGGCTTAAAAACCTTAACGATTTTAGAAAATATTTTAGCTTTGGTGCAACAAGAAGGAACCAAAATTGAATTGGAAAGGATTCCTTTGAATGATGTAAAAACTTTTAGGACTTTTCAAAAGGGAGAGACAGATTCGATTTTTCAGTTTGAGTCAGCAGGAATTAAACGTGTTTTACGAAAATTAAAGCCGACTAGTTTTGAAGAACTTGTTGCCATCAATGCCCTTTATCGTCCTGGTCCAATGCAAAATATTGATTCTTTTATTAGAAGAAAAAATCGTCATGAAAAAGTAACTTATCCTGATCAAAGTTTAGAAAATATTTTACGACCTACTTATGGAATTTGGGTGTATCAAGAACAAGTAATGAAGACAGCCCAAGCATTTGCAGGGTATTCATTAGGAGAAGCAGACTTGCTGAGGCGAGCAATTTCAAAAAAAGATAAAGAAATTATTGCTCACGAAAAAGATAAGTTTATTCAAAGAGCACTGAAAAATGGTCACCCTGAGAATTTAGCTGAAAAAATTTATGAAAATATTGCTCAGTTTGCTGGATATGGCTTTAATCGTTCTCATGCGGTTGCTTATTCAAAATTAGCTTATTGGTTGGCTTATTTAAAAACTAATTACCCCAAAGAATTTTATACTGTCTTGCTAAATGATAATTTTGCTCATACCGAAAAGGTTAAAAAATATTTGCAAGTTTTACGAGATAAAGGGGTTAGAATTTTACCCCCATCAATTAATAAAAGTGCAGCTACTTTTACAGTTGAAAAAGATGGAATTCGAGTAGGGTTAAAAGAAATTAAAAATTTAAACCAAGATTTTATTAAAGAAATTGAAAACTTAACGTCTATTTATTCGCTGGAAGATTTTTTGCAAAGAATAGATAAAAAATATTTAAGACAAGATCAAGTTGAGCTTTTAGTAAAAGCGGGAGCATTTGATGAATTTAAAATTGATCGTTTACAGGTGTTAAGCAGACTGTCTTCTATAATTTCTACTGTAAAATTTAAAGAAGAAAATTCCTATGCGGATGCTAAGTATAATGCGGTAGTTAAGCAAAATAAAGACAGAAGTTCGCAGTACAAGCGGGCAGAACTTGAAGAAGAGGTAATGGGTTTTTCAGTTACTGCTAGTATGTTAATGACTTTACAGCAATTTACTAAGAAAAAATATAATACTAAAAAACTAGGAGAATTTACTAGTCGGCAGCAAGGAATTGCGATTGGAGAACTGGTTAGTTTAAAGAAAGTAAGAACCAAAAATGATGAAGAAATGGCTTTTACTACTTTTAAAGATACAAGTGGTGAATTTGAAATAATTATTTTTCCAAGAAGTTATTCAGAGTTAAAAGATAAATTGGATGAGGGCAAGATTTACTTATTACGAGTTAGTACCCAAAACGATCGCTATGATCCGAATAAAATTCAGTTTTTGTTACAAGATGCACGAAAAATTAAAGTACACGAAAAAATTAACGTAAAGGAATAA
- a CDS encoding YjzD family protein codes for MRFIVTMVWSTIYCEIIGFIAAALTQMAFDPIQAGIIGLIFGFLFALIIPGITAKSHKGKSKFSKMI; via the coding sequence ATGAGATTTATCGTAACAATGGTATGGTCAACTATTTATTGTGAAATCATCGGCTTTATTGCTGCTGCTTTAACTCAAATGGCATTTGACCCAATTCAAGCAGGAATTATCGGACTTATTTTTGGCTTCTTGTTTGCTTTAATTATTCCCGGTATTACCGCTAAAAGTCACAAAGGTAAAAGTAAATTTAGTAAAATGATCTAA
- the rpmF gene encoding 50S ribosomal protein L32: MAVPARKTSKQKKRSRRGHIKLTTPAMHYDATTGEYRLSHRVSRKGFYKGRQVANEAKQQNND, from the coding sequence ATGGCAGTTCCTGCAAGAAAAACTTCTAAGCAAAAGAAACGTTCACGTCGTGGTCATATTAAGTTAACAACTCCAGCAATGCATTACGATGCAACTACTGGTGAATACCGTTTAAGCCACCGTGTATCACGTAAGGGCTTTTACAAAGGCCGTCAAGTTGCTAACGAAGCAAAGCAACAAAATAACGATTAA
- a CDS encoding lipopolysaccharide assembly protein LapA domain-containing protein: MKKQRKLVFGLIIVLILVIFACLNTEQVAINFGFFQPKMPLIIILITMILLGAFISMLLGTNKDVKHVKEEYSKQEATLKKQLNDQINKKDQEINKLKQEISKLKEKSTATTKD; this comes from the coding sequence GTGAAAAAACAAAGAAAGTTAGTTTTTGGATTAATTATTGTCTTAATTTTGGTGATTTTTGCTTGCTTAAATACTGAACAAGTAGCAATTAATTTTGGCTTTTTTCAACCTAAGATGCCATTAATTATTATTTTAATTACAATGATCTTATTAGGAGCCTTCATTTCAATGTTATTGGGCACTAATAAGGATGTAAAGCATGTAAAAGAAGAATATAGCAAACAAGAAGCTACTTTAAAAAAGCAACTCAATGATCAAATTAATAAAAAAGATCAGGAAATTAACAAGTTAAAGCAAGAAATTTCAAAATTAAAAGAAAAATCTACCGCTACAACTAAAGATTAG
- a CDS encoding SDR family NAD(P)-dependent oxidoreductase — MSKTLREKVVVVTGASSGIGRSIALESASRGADVILIARNEERLQEIAQEAKQLSGGQAFVFPTDMSKADQIESTFGKIIQHVKHIDFLVNAAGFGIFENFLETTPKQVTEMFQTNVLGLMYFTRLIARIMIDQKQGQIVNLGSIAGIIPTTKTAAYSATKAAVIQFSNVLRLELKPFGVKVMTVNPGPVYTNFFNVADKTGEYATNVQRFMLDPDDVAWQVVHFFGSNRRELNLPVSLAVLAKLYQIFPKLGDWASLKFGSRK; from the coding sequence ATGAGTAAAACATTAAGAGAAAAAGTAGTAGTGGTTACTGGTGCTTCTAGTGGAATTGGTCGTTCAATTGCTTTAGAAAGTGCTAGTAGAGGTGCAGATGTAATTCTAATTGCTAGAAATGAAGAAAGATTACAGGAAATTGCACAAGAAGCCAAGCAACTATCTGGTGGACAAGCTTTTGTTTTTCCAACTGATATGAGCAAAGCAGATCAAATTGAAAGTACTTTTGGAAAAATTATTCAGCATGTTAAGCACATTGATTTTTTGGTGAATGCGGCTGGTTTTGGAATATTTGAAAATTTTTTAGAAACTACTCCTAAACAAGTGACTGAAATGTTCCAAACTAATGTTTTAGGCTTGATGTATTTCACGCGCTTAATTGCAAGAATTATGATTGACCAAAAACAAGGACAGATAGTTAATCTTGGTTCAATTGCTGGCATTATTCCAACTACTAAGACAGCAGCTTATAGTGCTACTAAGGCAGCTGTAATTCAATTCTCAAATGTTTTACGTTTAGAACTTAAACCTTTTGGTGTAAAAGTGATGACAGTTAATCCAGGACCAGTCTACACAAACTTCTTCAATGTTGCAGATAAAACTGGAGAATATGCCACTAATGTTCAACGCTTTATGCTTGATCCGGATGATGTAGCATGGCAAGTGGTTCATTTCTTTGGCTCTAATCGAAGAGAATTAAACTTACCAGTGAGTTTGGCTGTTTTAGCTAAGTTGTATCAAATTTTTCCTAAGCTTGGTGATTGGGCAAGTTTGAAGTTTGGGAGCAGAAAGTAA
- the rnz gene encoding ribonuclease Z, with translation MEIEFLGTGSGQPSKGRNVSSLALKLLDEINEIWLFDVGEATQHQILKTNIRPRKITRIFISHNHGDHIFGLPGLLSSRSFQGDGGELTIYGPAGIDQFVQTSLKVSRTQISYPIKYVILEEDGLIFEDDHFEVYTAKLNHRIPSFGFRVVEKPHPGELQVEKLAEYHIPNGPIYGKLKAGETVTLGDGRVLDGKDFLGEDRPGRIITIIYDTRPTPNIGKLAQDADVLVHESTFSGEDSKMAHRYFHSTCIDAASVAKQKNVGQLYLSHISARYTGKSGQILEKQARSIFKHTKLVRDLDSFNIPMK, from the coding sequence ATGGAAATAGAATTTTTAGGTACAGGCTCAGGCCAACCTTCTAAAGGACGTAACGTTTCGTCATTAGCTTTAAAGTTATTAGACGAAATAAATGAAATTTGGTTATTTGATGTAGGAGAAGCAACCCAACATCAAATTCTAAAGACTAACATTCGCCCACGAAAAATTACAAGAATTTTTATTTCTCATAATCATGGGGATCACATTTTTGGGTTACCTGGGTTGTTATCTTCACGTTCTTTCCAAGGGGATGGTGGTGAATTAACCATTTATGGACCAGCTGGAATTGATCAATTTGTACAAACATCACTTAAAGTTTCACGTACCCAAATTAGTTATCCAATAAAATATGTAATCTTAGAAGAAGATGGATTAATTTTTGAAGATGATCATTTTGAGGTATACACAGCTAAATTAAATCACCGTATTCCAAGTTTTGGTTTTAGAGTTGTTGAAAAACCACATCCAGGTGAATTGCAAGTAGAAAAATTAGCTGAATATCATATTCCTAATGGACCAATTTATGGTAAATTAAAAGCTGGAGAGACAGTAACCTTAGGTGACGGACGAGTGCTTGATGGAAAAGATTTTCTGGGTGAAGATCGTCCAGGAAGAATCATTACGATTATCTATGACACAAGGCCAACTCCTAATATTGGCAAACTGGCTCAAGATGCCGATGTGTTGGTTCACGAATCTACTTTTAGCGGAGAAGATAGTAAAATGGCTCACCGCTATTTCCACTCAACTTGTATTGATGCAGCTTCAGTAGCAAAGCAAAAAAACGTCGGACAATTATATTTGTCACATATTTCTGCTCGTTATACTGGTAAAAGTGGTCAAATTTTAGAAAAACAAGCTCGTTCAATTTTTAAACATACAAAGTTGGTGCGTGATTTAGATAGTTTTAATATTCCAATGAAATGA